The genomic stretch GTCGCCAAGCGCACCGGCGGCGTGCGCCAGCAATGGGCGCACACGCTTTCCCGCACCCAAGGTGGCGTAGCGCATGGCGGCATGCAGCCGTTGCGGGGCAACGGCTTCGGGTGGCAACGCACGGTCGAGCGCGCTTTCCGTCCGCGCGACCACGGACGCCATCCATTGGGCGAAATCGCTCATGCGTCGCCTTGCTCGTTGGTGTCGGACTCGTCGCCCAAGGGCTTCAGGGCATCACCGTCAAGCACGCGCACTTGCTGCTCGACGCGCTCCAGCACCTGCTGGCAGTACCTGACCAGTTCAGCCCCGCGTCGATACGCCGCAAGCGAGGCCTCCAGCGGCAATTCGCCGGATTCCATGCTTGCGACAAGGGTTTCGAGTTCGGCCATGGCCGCTTCATAGGAAGCCGGCGTGGCGGAGGGCGTGGCGGACGCGCTGCTGGAGGCGTCGTTTGAGGCACGGGGCATGCCGGTTGCGAATCAGAAAAGGACAATCCGGCATTTTACGGCAATTCCGCGTGCGTTCTGCGCACATCCCGCACGGTGCGGGGTAGCGGTCCGCAAGTGGGACGCGGGGCAACCTCGATGTAAGAGTTGAGGGCCCGGCGGCGGAAAGGGTTCGAAAATCAGGGACTTATCAATTTCCCTGGGGTACAATCCCCCCCTTTCCTCCAAAGGCCGGGCCGGCGTACGCCGCTCCGCACGATGGTTTGGGTCTGTTGGCCCATTGAACGTATGGTCGTTGGCCCAAGCGGGGGCCAGCAAGCGCTCGTTTCCTACCTCAACAGACCCTAGGCCACCTGCCGATGGCGTCCTTTCCCAAATCGATCTTTTCGATGGTTGGGTTGTTCACTGCTTTCACCGTTATTGGGAGTGGGGATAATGTCCAATCTCAGCGCCGCACTGAACCTGGTGCCGTCTGAAACCCAGCTGCCCGTCTCTGCTTACTTCGACGAGGCGCTGTATCAAACTGAAATCGAACGTCTGTTCAAACATGGCCCCGGTTACGTCGGCCATGAGCTGATGGTTCCGGAAGTTGGCGACTACCACACGCTTGCCGCCGAGGCCGAAGGCCGCGTGCTGGTGCGCAATCCGAACGGCGTCGAACTGCTTTCCAACGTGTGCCGGCAT from Ralstonia pickettii encodes the following:
- a CDS encoding exodeoxyribonuclease VII small subunit; amino-acid sequence: MPRASNDASSSASATPSATPASYEAAMAELETLVASMESGELPLEASLAAYRRGAELVRYCQQVLERVEQQVRVLDGDALKPLGDESDTNEQGDA